CCCATAGGTATGGCGGAGACATCTCCCCAAGGTCGCAGCCGCCCGGGCCTATCTGCCAGGCCCATCCCAGCAGCAGCCCCGCGGCAAGCCCCGCAGCCAGGTAGGCAACCGCGAGCACGCTGAACAGCCTGCGACTCATGGGGATCGATCACTCCTCACATCTGATCCCCAACGCCCGAGCCAGCTCCGCCCCGGCGGTTGCCTGATCTGGCCGGCAGGTAGGACAGCGTCCGGTCGCCAGGGCGCAGAGCGTGTCGGGCAGCTCCTCGCCGAGCAGGACCACGCGACCTCTGGCGCGATTGAGGTCTTGGTCCTTGACGTAAGCATCGGCAGACCAGGCTATCCAGAGGCATCGAGAGCGCTGGCTGAGCTCGTGGGGTAGAGCGTAGCTGCAGGTAGCGGGCCAGGCCTCAAGCGACAAGAAGACACCCAGACCCACCCCTCCCAGGAGCACCAGAGTCAAAGCCACGGTCTGGAGGACAGCACGAAGGGACATCTACAAGCACCGGCCGGAGGTGGATCGTCATCCGGCGCCAAGTTTGACAGAAGACAGGCCACCCGGCAAACTGATGCCGACGGGTCCCTGCGCCACCAGCCAGCCCAAACGACAACGGGTCCTGCGCGATAGCTGATCAGGACCCGGTACCAGTTGCCGCCGATATGCCGAAGGTGGGATTCGAACCCACATGGGGTATGATCCCCAACGGTTTTTGAGACCGCCGCGTCTGCCATTCCGCCACTTCGGCCGACCTCATTCGATCAAGTATAGTGAGCGTGTCTATCCCGGTCAAATCAACTTCGTCTGATCCTGACCTGGCCTCGCTGGCACAGCAGGGCGACCTGGCGGCCTTCAACGTCCTGGTTCAGAGGTACCAGTCTCTGGCCTACAACGTCACCTACCGCATCACTGGCGACGCCGACCTGGCCAGTGACGCTACCCAGGAAGCTCTCATCTTGGCATATCGCAAGATCGGGCAGTTCCGTGGCGGCTCCTTCCGGGCCTGGCTGGCCCGCATCGCCACCAACTGCGCTTACGATCAGCTGCGCTCCCGTCAGCGCCACCGCGCCTCCTCCATCGAGGACCTGGTCGAGGAACACGATAGGGTGGCAGAGCTGGTGGACGACCGGGTCTCGCCCGAGGATGCTGCCCTGGGCGCCGAGCTCTCGCGCGCCATCGCCGCTGCTGTCCTCAAGCTTCCTCCGGACCAGAGGTCGGTGATCGTCCTGGTGGACTTCAACCAGTTCAACTACGACGAGGCGGCGGACGCCCTGGGCCTATCCCTCGGCACTGTCAAGTCTCGCCTCAGCCGCGCCCGAGGTAGGGTGCGCGAGATGCTGCTCGAGCACCCGGAACTACTCCCTGCCGGACTACGTCCTTAGGTTGTGATGGCTAATACCCGACGCTTCCCTACGCCAGACGCCCAGCACGTAAGTCACCTGCTCTCTTCGTACCTGGACGGCCAGGTGGAGGAGGGCGAACGAGTGCTGGTCGAGCGACACTTGGCCACGTGCCCAGTCTGCCGCCTCGAGCTCGAGCAGCTGCAGCTGATCGTGAATACCATGCGGGCTACTCCCCTCGCTGAACCGACACGCTCATTCGCCCTGACTCCTGACATGGTTAGGCGCCGTTCCTGGCTCAGCCTCTGGACCAGGTATTCCCCGGCCGTGGCCGCCATCGCCGCCATGCTGCTCGTCGCCCTCCTGTCCGTGGACTTGCTCCTGGTGCAAGGCTTTCGCGGCGCTCCGGTCCCGAAAGCGTCCACCGCCGGGGCGGTGGCGCTCCCCCAGCTCGCTCCGTCCGAGCCCGTCACCGTCCTGGAGGCTGAGCCCGCCGACCGGCTGCGACCGGAGGCCACCGCCGTGCCCGCACCTCCCCTGCCGCCTGAGCCCACCGTGGCCGCAGCCGCGGCTGAGCTGCCCGCCGAGCCCGCCCCCGAGTCGGCACCGCTGGCCGCCTCGGAGTCTCCTGTCGAGGAGGCTGCGCCGTATTCCAGCGCCGAGGCCGAGGTAGCCGGTCTGGCGGCGGCCCCGCTTCCTGCAGGCTCTCCGGCCCTGACCAACACCTACGAGCCAAGCAAGCGCGGGCTCGGCGGGCCACCTCCAGAGGCCACGGCCACGCCTGCTGCCGCCTTCGGGCTGGCGGTGCCCCCTACCCCCGAGGACCTCGCCGCCGCGGCCGAGCCCCTGGCAGCCGAAGGCGCGCCGGAGGACGTCACCGCGCAACCGAGGCACGAGGCCCCGCAGATAGCGGTGGAGGAAAGGCAAGACACCCAGCCGGCGGACAGCGCAGCCGAAGCTCACGAGCAAGGGATGGCGGAGGGCGCCCCCGAGGCGCAGGTGCGCACCGAAGGCCGGCCCCTGGAGCGGACCCTCCGCATTGCCGAGGTCGGCCTGGCGGCCATCCTGGCCGTCTCCCTGGCGACCTGGGCGTTAGCGATCGGCCTCCGCCGGCGATCTGCCCACGTCTAGCTAAGGGCCCCGGATGCCCAGCATCCGGGCGTCTTGCTTCGCAGCTCGACTTGCACCATGATGTGTCCTGCCATCTGGGTCCAAGCCCCGGGTGGCGCCCAACGACAGACCCGACTAAGCGGGGAGAGCAGAGGAGGCAGAGGTCAATGGCAAGCCAGCTGGCGTTATTGGGTGGTCCCAAGTCGGTCAAGAGCGACCCAGGGGACATGTTCACCTGGCCCATCGTCACTCCGGACATAGAGGAGGCAGTCCTAGAGGTGCTCCGCCGAGGTGCTATGTCCGGGTGGGACGTCACCAAGCAGCTTGAGCAGGAGTTCGCCGCCTGGCACGGCATGGAGTTCTGTCTCGGGCACAACACCGGCACCCAGGCGATACAGGCCGCTATGTACGGCGTGGGCGTAGGCAAGGGCGACGAGATCATCTGCCCCAGCGTGACCTACTGGGCCTCCTGTCTCCAGGTGTACAGCCTGGGCGGCACCGTCGTCTTTGCCGATGTAGACCCCGACACCGTCAACATAGATCCCAACGACATCGAGCACCGCATCACCGAGCGCACCAAAGCCATCGTGGCCGTGCATTACACCGGCTATCCCGCCGACATGGACCCCATCATGGACATCGCTCGCCGCCACAACCTCAAGGTGATCGAGGACTGCTCGCATGCCCACGGCGCCCTCTACAAGGGCCGTATGGTGGGCACCATTGGAGACGTGGGTGGGTTCTCGATCATGTCCGGCAAGTCCTTCGCCGCCGGAGAGGGCGGGCTGCTTCTCACCAACGACCGCGAGATCTACGAGCGCGCCCTCGTGTTCGGCCACTACGCCCGTCACAGCGAGCTCACCCTGCCCCAGTATGTGGCCGGCGCGGGGCTGCCTTGGGGCGGATACAAGAACCGCATGAACCAGCTCACCTCAGCCATGGCTAGGGTGCAGCTCAAGAAGTACCCGGCCGAGATGGAAGACATTGATCGTGCCATGAACTTCTTCTGGGACGAGATCGGCGACCAGCCGGGCATTCGCTCGCACCGCCCTGCCAAAGGTAGCAACTGCACCAAAGGCGGATGGTATGCCCCCCACGGGCTCTACCGCCCCGAGGAGCTGGGTGGGCTGTCGGTTCACCGATTCTGCGAGGCTCTGCGCGCCGAAGGGGTGCCCACCTCGCCCGGCTGCAACAAAGCCCTGCACACCCATCCACTGTTCAACACCATTGACGTCTACCATGCTGGCCGGCCCACTCGCGTGGCCAACCTGCCTGAGGGAGTGGAGATCGCTCAGCCTGCCGGAAGCTTGCCGGTCTCGGAGGGTATCCAGGAGCGCATCTACAGCATCCCCTGGTTCAAACACTATCGCCCGGACATCATCTCCGAGTATTCCGCCGCCTTCCGCAAGGTGATCGAGCACTACGAAGAGCTCCTGCCCGGTGATCCTGGCAACCCCGAGGACGCCGGCGGCTGGGGCCTCACCCGGCGAATCGCGGCCAGGTAGCCCGCGCCACTCGCATCCACAGACGGGCGGGCCCCCGCTCCCTCTGATGCGGCGGCCCGCCCACTGTCTCGCTCTGCCCCTTACCCGGCCGCAGCCCTTCCCGCCAGTGCCCCGCTGGTGAAGGCGAACTGAAGGTTGAACCCGCCACACGGCCCGACGACGTCCATCACTTCGCCGGCCAGATGCAACCCACGTGCTTTCCTTGACTCCATCGTATCGGCGTCAACCTCGGTCACCGGCACCCCACCCGCTGAGAGCTGGGCCTGGTCGAACCCCCTGGTTCCGGTGACTCTCACCCGCAGGTCACGTAGGTGTCCCAGCACGCGTGCCAGTGCCTCTCCGTCCACCTCGGTCAGGCGAGCCTCCCGCGGCACTCCCGCCAGTTCCATGATCACTGGGGGCACCTTGGGCGGCACCACCGACCCGAGCAGTACCCGTAACGGCACTGGCCGCCCCTGCTGCTCGTGAAGCAACTGCATCAGCTCATGCCGGTGCGTCGGCACCAGGTCTATGGAAGCCTCCAGCCCCTTCCTGCCGTCGCTACCCACGAGATAGCTCAGGTTCATGGGGGCGGGACCGCTGAGGCCGGACTGAGTGAACATGAGGTTCCCGAACTCCTCACCCAAGACCTCGTCCCCCGCCAGCAGTCGCACGC
This genomic window from Anaerolineae bacterium contains:
- a CDS encoding sigma-70 family RNA polymerase sigma factor, with the protein product MASLAQQGDLAAFNVLVQRYQSLAYNVTYRITGDADLASDATQEALILAYRKIGQFRGGSFRAWLARIATNCAYDQLRSRQRHRASSIEDLVEEHDRVAELVDDRVSPEDAALGAELSRAIAAAVLKLPPDQRSVIVLVDFNQFNYDEAADALGLSLGTVKSRLSRARGRVREMLLEHPELLPAGLRP
- a CDS encoding zf-HC2 domain-containing protein — encoded protein: MANTRRFPTPDAQHVSHLLSSYLDGQVEEGERVLVERHLATCPVCRLELEQLQLIVNTMRATPLAEPTRSFALTPDMVRRRSWLSLWTRYSPAVAAIAAMLLVALLSVDLLLVQGFRGAPVPKASTAGAVALPQLAPSEPVTVLEAEPADRLRPEATAVPAPPLPPEPTVAAAAAELPAEPAPESAPLAASESPVEEAAPYSSAEAEVAGLAAAPLPAGSPALTNTYEPSKRGLGGPPPEATATPAAAFGLAVPPTPEDLAAAAEPLAAEGAPEDVTAQPRHEAPQIAVEERQDTQPADSAAEAHEQGMAEGAPEAQVRTEGRPLERTLRIAEVGLAAILAVSLATWALAIGLRRRSAHV
- a CDS encoding DegT/DnrJ/EryC1/StrS family aminotransferase, yielding MASQLALLGGPKSVKSDPGDMFTWPIVTPDIEEAVLEVLRRGAMSGWDVTKQLEQEFAAWHGMEFCLGHNTGTQAIQAAMYGVGVGKGDEIICPSVTYWASCLQVYSLGGTVVFADVDPDTVNIDPNDIEHRITERTKAIVAVHYTGYPADMDPIMDIARRHNLKVIEDCSHAHGALYKGRMVGTIGDVGGFSIMSGKSFAAGEGGLLLTNDREIYERALVFGHYARHSELTLPQYVAGAGLPWGGYKNRMNQLTSAMARVQLKKYPAEMEDIDRAMNFFWDEIGDQPGIRSHRPAKGSNCTKGGWYAPHGLYRPEELGGLSVHRFCEALRAEGVPTSPGCNKALHTHPLFNTIDVYHAGRPTRVANLPEGVEIAQPAGSLPVSEGIQERIYSIPWFKHYRPDIISEYSAAFRKVIEHYEELLPGDPGNPEDAGGWGLTRRIAAR